In Salmo trutta chromosome 16, fSalTru1.1, whole genome shotgun sequence, a genomic segment contains:
- the pxmp4 gene encoding peroxisomal membrane protein 4 → MAGPDLVKTVLYTINNLLQQEKYKAALAVVKGFRNGAVYGAKIRAPHALVMTFLFRSGSLKDKLRAIVKATYQHSRNLAYFVFTYKGLQALQERIHGKSLQSQSFFAACLGGWLVFGENNNINSQINMYLLSRILFALSRLAVEKGIVPQPKRDPFPLFATLVWGIVLWLFEYHPHTLQPSLQSSMNYLYHDSNVWNDISDFLVYNKPRTVAPK, encoded by the exons ATGGCAGGTCCAGATTTAGTCAAAACTGTGTTGTACACGATTAATAATTTATTACAGCAAGAAAAGTATAAAGCTGCACTTGCAGTTGTTAAAGGATTCCGAAATGGTGCTGT TTATGGGGCAAAAATCCGGGCACCCCATGCTCTTGTCATGACGTTTCTTTTCAGAAGTGGAAG CCTGAAAGATAAGCTGCGAGCCATTGTGAAGGCCACGTACCAACACTCGCGCAACCTCGCCTACTTTGTGTTCACGTACAAAGGACTGCAGGCCCTACAGGAGAGGATCCATGGGAAGAGTCTACAGTCTCAGTCCTTCTTCGCCGCCTGCCTCGGTGGCTGGTTGGTGTTTGGGGAAAACAACAACATCAATAGCCAG ATCAACATGTACCTGCTGTCTAGGATCCTGTTTGCCTTGTCTCGCCTGGCCGTGGAGAAAGGCATTGTACCGCAGCCAAAGCGGGACCCCTTCCCCCTCTTTGCTACCCTGGTGTGGGGCATCGTGCTGTGGCTGTTCGAGTACCACCCCCACACCCTGCAGCCTTCACTGCAGTCCTCCATGAACTACCTCTACCATGACAGCAACGTGTGGAACGATATCTCAGACTTCCTTGTCTACAACAAGCCAAGGACTGTCGCTCCCAAGTGA